One genomic segment of Mangifera indica cultivar Alphonso chromosome 6, CATAS_Mindica_2.1, whole genome shotgun sequence includes these proteins:
- the LOC123218600 gene encoding ER lumen protein-retaining receptor A, which translates to MNIFRLAGDMTHLMSILVLLLKIYATKSCSGISLKTQELYALVFLTRYLDLFTEFISVYNTVMKVVFIASSLAIVWCMRMHRVVRRSYDKELDTFRHYFLVAACFVLALILNEKFTFQEVFWAFSIYLEAVAILPQLVLLQRSGNVDNLTGQYVFFLGAYRALYILNWIYRYLTEPRFTRWIACFSGIIQTALYADFFYYYFLSWKNNAKLQLPA; encoded by the exons ATGAATATCTTCAGATTAGCCGGTGATATGACTCATTTGATGAGTATTTTAGTTCTTCTTCTCAAAATCTATGCTACCAAATCTTGCTCCG GGATTTCGCTCAAGACTCAAGAACTCTATGCACTGGTGTTTTTGACGCGGTACTTGGATCTGTTCACGGAATTTATCTCTGTTTACAACACTGTGATGAAGGTGGTATTCATTGCGAGTTCTCTAGCAATTGTTTGGTGCATGAGGATGCACCGAGTTGTGCGGCGTTCGTATGACAAAGAACTTGACACTTTTCGGCACTACTTTCTTGTTGCTGCGTGTTTTGTGTTGGCTCTTATTTTAAATGAGAAGTTTACATTTCAAGAG GTATTCTGGGCATTTTCTATATACTTGGAGGCAGTTGCTATTCTTCCCCAGCTGGTATTACTACAGCGAAGTGGAAATGTTGACAATTTAACAGGGCAATACGTGTTCTTTCTTGG AGCATATCGCGCACTCTACATTCTCAACTGGATTTATCGCTATCTGACAGAGCCACGATTTACTCGATGGATTG CTTGTTTCTCTGGTATCATCCAGACAGCTCTCTATGCCGATTTCTTTTATTACTATTTCCTTAG CTGGAAGAACAATGCGAAACTTCAGCTGCCAGCCTGA